A region of the Gammaproteobacteria bacterium genome:
CAACGGGAATCAAGGCCTCAAACAAACTGAGTTCCGTATTAATAATAACTGTTTCTTTATCGGCTTTAATTTCAGAGATGTTTTTATTATCAGAAGTCATAATACAGATTGAGAGCAAAAAAATATATCTTAAACTCTGTTAAGACAACAAGTCAAATGCATTTTCCCAATTACTCAGAATCGAACAAAGGTCTTCTTTTATATTATTGAAAACGAAAAAACCCGTGGGGTCACACGGGTTTTCATGGTTTAGAAATATTTTGAATGTTATTTAATCAATCCCATTTCGGTAGCTTCTTTTGCAATCAGGTAATTAATGACCCCAATTGTATGCTTTTGATCTTTGGAGTTATTCTGAACTTTGTATTTACCATTCACAACAACTGATGGAGTTCCGGTAATTTGCATGCGAAAGCCCATGTTATCGGCTTTTCTTAATTTGGAATCCAGAATAAAAGAGTCTGCTGTACTTAAAAATTCATCTTTATTTATACCAGTGTTTTCAGCATACCATTCAGCAAGTTGCTCAATACTGGTAAAGTTTTTATGATTTTCATGAATCTCAGAGAATAATTTATTATGAACTTGCTCAGCCACGCCCATTGATTCAGCTGTCAAAAAACCTTGTTGATAAACAGCCCAGCTTGGATGAAAATTAAGAGGAACCCTGACCAATTTTGCAACATTAGGTTTTTTCTTTAACCATTCTTCCATCGTTGGTTCGAAATGAAAACAATGCGGACAAGTATAACCAAAGAATTCGTAAATAATTACTTGACTGGCATTCTCGGTATCATACGGAGCTTCAAGAGTTACATAGTCAGTTCCTTCAGTATATCTTGGCTGTTGCGGCTTTTGGATTTCAGGTTCCGGTTTTTTTGTGCTCTCCTTTACCATTTGTAACTCTTTATCAAGTTCCGAAACTTGTTCTTGCTCCTCAGAGCAAGAGACAACAAATAATAAAACCGCTAAAATTAAAAGTATTTTTTTCATAAATCGAATGATTTCCTTATTGTGTGTTAAGGCTCATTTCTGCGACTTCTTTGTCAGCTAAGAATGTTGCTAACTCAAATAGTGCATTGTAACTTCCCAATGCTTTAACATTAGGCTTATATTTACCATTGATAACCAAAGTCGGAGTTGATGTTACTTGCATTCTTTGAAACATATTGGTCGATTGACGCACTTTTGAATCAATCATAAAAGATTTTGCAGTTGATAAAAATGCTTCCTTATC
Encoded here:
- a CDS encoding thiol:disulfide interchange protein DsbA/DsbL, with the translated sequence MKKILLILAVLLFVVSCSEEQEQVSELDKELQMVKESTKKPEPEIQKPQQPRYTEGTDYVTLEAPYDTENASQVIIYEFFGYTCPHCFHFEPTMEEWLKKKPNVAKLVRVPLNFHPSWAVYQQGFLTAESMGVAEQVHNKLFSEIHENHKNFTSIEQLAEWYAENTGINKDEFLSTADSFILDSKLRKADNMGFRMQITGTPSVVVNGKYKVQNNSKDQKHTIGVINYLIAKEATEMGLIK